CCTGGGAAGAAAACAccgggggcaggcaggggctgcagtgCCGTGGGGCAAGGTGCGACCGGGGCTGGTGGGGAGAAGCCAAAATGGGGAAAACCGCCCCGAAAAATAAACGGAGCGGTTGTTGGCTCGGTTTGGTGAGCCGCGGGAGCAAGCCTCCTGGTGTTGTCTCGTGCTCGTTGCCTTCAGCTGAAGCTTTCTGCGTGATTTAATTAAAGCCGTGCGAGTAATTGGGTCAAAGAGGGGTCTGCGGGCAGAGGTTGTGGGAGGCTCTGCTGCTCTCGGCTGGCTTCACACCCCGGGGCCGAGCCACCCGCTTAAACCCTCGGAGCTGGTGGGGCTTCCCAAACTCTTTTCCCTGCAAAAAGAGACAATTTGGGGGCTGTGTGTCTGTGAGCAGAGATTTTGGCACCAATAGGCCGGGGGTGGTTGGAGAAGGGCTGAGGAGATGCTGGGCCACTTGGGCTCGCAGCCACGGCCCCGTGGTtgcccaggctggagctggggcgagCAGGtgtcctgcaggtgctgtgaCAGCACAGCACACCCTGTCCTGCTTATCTTGGGATCctttttagggtttttaggggaattttttacttgttttctgaAGCCAAAAGAATTTTTGGTCTCAGCTGGGTTGGGACAGCTCCTCTGAcccctctctgccctctctcCGCAGGCGTGCTGGTAGCCGTGTGCCATGCCCTGGAGAACACGACGTCGGCCCTGAGCGGTGAGTTTGTTACTCGCAATAATGCCACTGGAAAAGCGACAAAGAAAACCCAGCTGTGGTTTATCTGCTTTAACCCAGCCCACGACAGCTTCCTGCAGAGCCACGCGGGCTCCGGGTGGGCGCAGGAGCCCTGGCGAGCATCGGGGCTTGCGATGTGTCAGCGCCAGGGGCAAGGCAACGCGGTGCTTGCGGTCAggtttccccttcctcctcgtCGGGACGGGAGCACGTCGGTGATTTGGAGGTTTCCTGCTTGGTTTCCCTCACCTTGCTGCGGGCGCTGCGGTGCCAGTGCCGCAGAGGCAGGAGCGGAGAGCTCAGGGCTGCAGGGCACGGCCACACAGGGCGAATTCGGGGCGGTTTTCTCCGTTCAGGACCAGGCCTGTTCCCTGCAGCTATCCCAACAGAAAGCTTCGAGGATAAGCGATGTCCTGGTGCTGGCTGGAAGGAGAAAGGTTTTGCTGAGGTCGCGGGCAGCCAGGTTCTGGGGCAGCACCTTGCCCTAAGCCTCTGGAGGTGCGGCGTGAGCCCGGCTGCTCCATCAGAAACCAGCTGGAGCGTGAAATGCCGCTGGGGCGATGCCCAgggtgcaggagcagagccGAGTGCTGCCTGTTTTATTTCCCCTGGTTTGTAAAACGAGAGTTGTgccggagcagcagccctgcacccAGCTCGGCGTCCCAAACCGGGTGGTGTTCGGCAGGGGGGAGCAATGCAAGAGCTGCTCCGTGCTTGGTGCTGGGTTTGCAGCCTCACACCCGAGGGAAAAGCAGTGCCAGACCCCGGGGAGCGAGGCAAAAGGGCTCTGCAGTGGTGATTTCCAAAACGCCCTCCTTGTGGGGGGCGCATCCTAGAGAGCAGACGCTTGCCACGTGGGGAAACCTGGTCCTGCTGCGGCTTTGTGGCAGATTCGGCCGGGAGCGGGGCAATTTGGGCACtgaggctgcaggggctgcgATTTGGGAAGCTCTGGGGAGAGGAATTGCTTCCCCTCGCCCCCAAGGTGGGAAGCTGCTCGCCAGCCAccccgcagctccctcagggCCGGTGCCTGACGCTGGCTCACGGCGGCACCGAGCCCTTCGAGCCCGATAAATCGCTTCATTCATAAAAGCAGCACAATGGGGAGCCGGGAGCCTTCCCCTCTGTTTCTCCTCGCTGCTGTTTCTCCAGCTCAGGTTGGGGCAGAAGCAGCACGAGGCGGTTTTGCCGTGGGGATGGAGCCGGCTGCCGCGGCGTTTCGTGGTTTGTGGCTGCTCAAAGCGAAGCAGCCTCGGCAGGACCACGAGCGGCCCGTTTCCTCCAGCACCGGGTTAAAAAGCAGCCACGGCTCCTGGCAGGGATCTGAAACCTCTCCGGGCTGGGAAAAGGGATGGGTCAGCCTCGCTCACCGGCACGTGGCGAAGGAAAGCGGCTCCCCAAGCACCAGAGCGAGCATCTGGCCGGGCATTGATGGGGCAGGAGTTGAAGCTGAGCCCCACGAACCCGAAAACGGCCGGAGCTGGGGCACTGGGACCTGGGCCAGGGCTCGGTGGTGCTGCCCGCGCCGTGGCTGCAATGTGGCCGGCAGCTGCGAGCGCCGGCGGCTGCTTAATGcgagccaggagggccaggaggACGCGGTGCCCCCGCGGGTGCTGAGCGCCTCCGAGCCGTCCCTACCGGTGCTGTTCCAGGTCCCTGCGAGATGTTTTTCCCCCTGGGATGCGGTGCAGGGGGTGAacaaggctttttttcccctgataaTTTGGGGTTTTGGAGGATGGAGTGGTGTGTGCAGGATGCTCAGGGGCTGGCACATCTCATCCCCATCCGGCTGTGCCGCTTGGGCACCTCTTCCTGAGAGTGCAACCCGTGGCTTTGCTGCAAAAACTTGGGATGAACTCCCTTAAGGCATGAAAATCCCCCCAAagggctgttgtttttttttgtagggcTGGGGAGGGTGAAGTCATGAGCAGGGAGAGACCGGGCTCTCCTAGATAAACCCACCCCCGAGGATGGGGTTTTTGTGGCAAGGGGCTCGATGCGCTGCAGCTTTCATCTCACAGAGGAAACATCCCAGAGCAGTCGGGGACTTCAACCGCTGCCCGCGCTGGGTTTCAGCGATGCCATCGTGAAGCCAGCAGCctttttccaaaaacaaaaccaaatcccAGCTCCTGGCTACCTGAGGATGCTGCCATGGGATCCCTCTTGGGGATCCGAGCATCTCCCCGGGCCCGTGCGGGGTCTCGGCTCGCTGCGGCTCGCGCAGGACCCGGAAGCATTCGGCAGACGTGGGTTTAATTACCCCGGCCTGCCATAAATTCACGGCAACAGGAACTTGAGGTGGCTTTGAAACGACAGCGATCGGATGTGCTTTTATGCGAGGGCTAATCCGAAAGCAGGATATTTGTTTTCCGTCTCTGCTGCGGAGGATAATTTAAACCAGCGCGGGGCGTAATGGAAACCAGCATCCCCGGCGCGCGGCGCTGCTCCCTCCCCAaatttggggctggggcagaCCTGAGGCTGTTGGTTAACTCTCTCCACCCCCGTTTTAAGCTTTAAGCTCTTTAGTAAAATTCCTCTAGTGCCTGCGAGGCTTATTTCCCACGGGGGGGCTCGGGTAGGAGCGATGTGGGCTCATTTTGGTGGACGGAGACATCCAGCAGCCGTGCAGAAATagcaaaaaatacattattttttttctatttttcatccttttatttttttctccctgctgcaggtcCGCCGGTGGCGGCGGCAGTGCGGTCCCACTTCAATGAGTGCCCCGACTCCCACAGCCAGTTCTGCTTCCACGGGACCTGCCGCTTCCTCGTGCAGGAGGACAAGCCGGCGTGCGTGTAAGAGCCGCTTCGGAGAGGGGGGAGAACGGTCCTGAGCCCCCCAAGAAGTGCCTCTGAGCACAAATTTGGCTTTGGAGCGAGGATGAGGAGCCGCAGAGCCACCAAGGGATGATCCCGAGGACCTGCTGGTGCCACAGGAtgatctgggggtgctgccaTATGGGGAGGGGGGTGACAAaatcccagctgcagcaccacgGGGTGGCACGTGCCCCGTCCTGCGGGGTGCCAACACCACCCCTAACTTCAGCATGGGTTTTGCTAGGaaaacccccccaaacacaCAGTTTCTGCTTGAAATTTCCCCAAAGGGGTGGGACTTGAACCCGTCCCTGCCCCCCAGGGGTGACACTGCTGTCCTCGTCCCGCTGCAGGTGCCACTCGGGGTACGTGGGGACGCGCTGCGAGCACGCCGACCTCCTGGCCGTGGTGGCCGCCAACCAGAAGAAGCAGACGATCACCGCCCTGGTGgtggtggccgtggtggccTCGGTCGTGCTCATCGCCGTCTGCGTGCTCATACAGTGAGTAGGGGGCCCCACAGCTCCCGACGGGGACATTTGGGGTGCGACGCAGGACCCCAAACCTCAATCACCGCCTCCCTTttgtcctgcagctgctgccggCTGCGGAAGCGCTGCGGGTGCTGCCGGGAACCCCTCTGCGGCCAGGAGAAGCCGGCCGGGCTCCTGAAGGGCGGCGCGTCCTGCTGCCACGCCGAGACGGGTACGGGACGGCACCAGGGTTGGGCGGGCACGGTGGGGCCCCCCCTGACCCCGctccctccttcttcttctcctgcaGTCGTCTGACGCAGCCGGAGCTGCCGCAGCCGAGCCAGGACGCCGCGCCGGGGATGAACACAGCTTCTTTCCTTCAGTttccccgttttttttttcccctttcctcttcttttttccttattttccttttttttatttttattttcctttttttatttttattttcctgtttttttttcctccctaccGTGGGGGATGGCAGCAAGCCCCGCGAAGGGCCCACGTCCCCCCTCCCCAAGGTGACGGCAGCGGGGGAACCGACGCAGCGGGTGCTGGCAGAGGAGgagctcccagtgcctcccagtacctcccagtgcctcccgctCCATTCGACAATCCAGCTCCCACTGCCGTCCCCACCGCCAGAGCTTTCAGCCCAGAGTGCTGGAAATGGGGGaaaacaccccaaaatcctGCCTGCTGCGGAACCGGCCCCTGGAAAGCTTAATTTGTGTTTCTGGttgttgctttttccttcaaatgctctttttttttttctcttcttttttaaccAAAAGGCAAAAAGAGAACCCAAACCCAGCCGAAAGCGGGGTCACTGGGTTTATTTTTCTACGAGCGtgcctgctggaaaaaaaaagtgccgcCGAGCCCTCAGCTCGGCAATCCTCCAAAGCCCCAACGCCGCACGGACCTTTGGGGACAGATCTGCTCTTTTTAGGACGAATAAAACCGAACCGTAATCCTAGGGAACCTCCTCAAGCCGGTGCTCTAACCTCCCGTCGACTCGTTAATCCTTTCCGTAGTCTTTATCATAACCGACCcgaagcttttttgtttttttttttttcttggttttgttttgttttgtttttttatttttattttttttttttttagtcatggTTACTCTGTCTTCTGTATATGTTGCACTGaaagttaatatttaatgttttaatttattttgtgtggtttaaattaattttgatttctATAATATGTTATTGTGATCGGCTGtcctgttattattttttcccttccccccctccccctaaTATACCTGGATTAGAGTTATTTAAGTGATATAAAGGACACTTTTTTCAGAAGACTGTGCCTGGTGTTGTGCTCACGGTTTGGTTTCTGGGGGGGGAGTTGAGTctcttttggggtttttcttttttgctctaAGCTCCAGGGTGGCAGCCCTCGAAGGAAGTTGCTTGCAGCTCTTTAGGGGCAGTGAGGCGGTGTCACCACCCTGCAGCGATGGAAACAACGGCAACGTTTGCACCTTGGACTTGCAACGTAACGGGGGGGCCCGGCGGGACCCTGGCTGCAtttttggggtttgggatggggTAAAGGGGGTTGTGCGTGCATGCTCATGCTCCACCGTGTCCGCCAGTTCCCGCAGCCTCCTGCTGGCTCATGCATTCTCCGGATTTTTGCCCCACGCCGTCACGGCGGTGGCTCCGGGCGCGGGTGGGCCGGGGCTGGCGGTGGCCCCGTACTGGGGTTGTGGCCACTGGCCCAGGAGCAGGATGAGGCCGCGGGGGCTCGGTGCAGCGCTGGGGGGGGTTGAAGGGCTCGGTAAAGGCTCAGCACTGAGAGCCAGGCAGGGTGAGAGCAGCCCTTGCTCTGTGGTGCTGTACGGGCATTGCATCACGGGCTGGGTGTTGCATCAGCGTGTGCACattgcatggggggggggggggggggcacagcagtGCAAGCTGTTAGAGCAGCACTGCATGGTGGTACAGGGGTGCAAAGCAGCATggcatgcagcagcacagcattgCATGGGCATGCAGCATTGCATCTCGTGCAGCACAGCGCACTGGGGCAGCATTGGGCAGCAGGCAGCCTTGCACACCAGTGTAGCATTGCGCAGTGTGCAGCATTGCACGACATGCACTATTGCACGTCGTTACAGCGTCACACATCCTTACAGTGCTGCACAGCGTGCAGCATCACCCACTGGTGTGGCATTGCACAGCATGTGGCATTATACACCATTACGGCACTGTGTGCTGTTGCAGTGTTGCATGCTGTTATACTGCTGCAAGGTGCTGCAATGTTGCATGCTTTGCAGCATTGCGTGCTGTTACAGCGCTGTGCACATTTGCAATGTTGCGCGCTGCTGCAGCATTGCACGCCATTACATCTTTGTGCACTGCTGCAGCATCGCACACAGTTATAGCACTGCATGCTGTTGCAACACTGCACACCATTACAGCATTGCATGTCGTTGCAGCGTTGCACATCATGATGCAGATGCACGCGGCTGCAGCGTTGCAAGCCTTTGCAGCGCTGCACACCCTTGCACACCCTTGCAGCATTGCACAGCGGGTGCCGCCGGGGCTCTCCCCGCCCCTTTCCCCGTCCCTGCAGGGCGGTGCCGGGGCTCCCCCcgccctctccctcccctccccttttccctccccttccccttttccccccgcCCCGGGGGCGGTGCTGCCGGGGCCGGCCCGGGCATGGCGGAGGAGGCTCAGAGCCGGGTGCAGGCGGCGGTGGAGAGCGcggtgcaggagctggagcgggaCAGCATCCGCGGCATGCAGGTACCCCCAGGggcccccccgcacccccctctCCGAGTTACCCCTGCTCGagcaaagcccccccccccccggcccgtgcagctcctgcccccgcccccccccatgCAGCCTTTTCGGCTCTCCCGTGCATGCCTGGTGCACGCCCAGCGCCCCCCAGTACAagcccagtgcctcccagtccaAGCCCAGAGTCCCCAAGTGCCTGCCCTATACAACCTTTGTGCCCCCCCAATTGCTTGCCCTTTGCAATctttgtgccccccccaaacGTATGCCCTGTGCAAAGCTGTGCAACCCCCCAGCATGCTCTGTGCAAattttgtgccccccccccccttccctctgcagctcATGTCTTCTGCAACCTTTGTGTCCCCCAAGTGCATGCCCTATGTAAGCTATTTCCTCCCACCCTGTGCAAGGTTTGTGCATCCCCGCATCATGCTCTCTGCAAGTTTTGTGCCCCCACCCCTGCAAACTCTGTGCCCCCCCTAGTGcacctccccacctccccaaatGCCCGAGGAGGTTGCACCCAGCTCCGTGCGCAGCAGCACCgtgggctctgcctgctgcaagGCGCTCACACAAAGTGGGGggcttccctgggggggggggactgcACCTTGCTGACCCCATCTTTTTGCAGGGAGCCATGTTCCGGTGCAGCGCCCGGTGCTGCGAGAACAGCACGGCCTCCATGCAGCAGGTGCAGCAATGCATCGAGCGGTGCCACGCACCCCTGGCCCAGGCACAAGCCATCGTCACCGGCGAGCTGGAGCGCTTCCAGGTGGGAAACAACACAACCACAGTGCGCAGCAGGGTGCACGGCAGCAGTGGGGGGCTCCCTGAGCCTGCTGACCCCCCCTTCTGTGTCCCCTTGCCCCCATGCAGGACCGCCTGAGCCGCTGCACGCTGCATTGCAACGACAAAGCCAAGGACGCGCTGGAGGCGGGCGGCACGGAGGCGCGGGTGCGCGCCCAGCTCGACGCCTGCGTGGCCGCCTGCGGGGACGACCACCTGCGCCTCATCCCCGCCATGGCCAAGAAGATGAAGGACAGCCTGGCCGCCCTCCGGCAGTAGCGGGGCGCCGGGGGCAGCGCGCTCATTAAAGGCGAGGAGCCACACTCGGCCTGCTTGCGGGGTCGgggggtgctcggggggctgcagccctctggggggggctcctgcagcagcagccgtgcagggggtgcagggggagccGTGCAGATGTGCAACGGATCGGGTGATGCCTTTGTACGGTGTAGGGTGTGCCCCCACAGTGTGCACAGTGGGTGCATTTGGTGATGGTTGCATGTGTGCAAGGTGccccctgtgtgtgtgtgtgtgtgcaatgGAGGCGTGGcccctgtgtgtgtgctgagcacAGCCTGCACATGGGTAGGGTGACCATTACTGTGTGTGCATGGGGCAGGacagcagtgtgtgtgtgtgcaatgcAGGAGGTGCAATAAAGCGCAGTACGGCGAGTGCAATGATGTGCAATACAGTTGGTGCAGTAGCGTGCAATGCAAGGGGCATGCAATAACATCCGATGCAGGGTATGTGCAATGCAACGGGTGCTATGGTGTTCAATGCAGCAGGTGTGCAGAGCAGTAGGTGTGTTGTGTAGGGCACATGCTGCGCAATGGATGCAGTAATGTGCATTGCAGTGGGTGCACAATGCAGGGAGTGCACAATGGGGCAGGTGCGCAATGCGGTGGGTGCAATATTGTGCAATGCAGTGGCTGTGCTGTACAGCTGTGTGCAATGCAGGGGCGCATTAAAATGCAATGCAGTGGAAGCAGTAACTTGCAATGCAGCAGGCATGCAATGCAGCGGGTGCAAGGATATAACAGCAGGGCACAATGCAGCAAGGGTGCAATAGCACGCAGTGCAGCAGGGGCGCAACGCCGGGTGCAACAACATGCAACACGGCGGGGTTGCAATGCAGCAGGGGTGCAATGCAGGAAGCAATAACGTGCAATGCAGCAGGTGCTATAATGTGCAATGCAGCAGCTGTGCAATGCAGGGTGCGTGCAGTGCAGGCTGCAGTAAGGTGCAATGCAGCGGCTGTGCAATGCCCTCTTTGCAGCCGGCGGTGCCGCCACGTGCCGCGGCGCCACGTGCAGGGCTGCGCCGCGCGCCTGCGCCTCCCCCCCACCCACCGCCGCAGCCGCTGATTGGCCGCCGGGAAGGCGCGAAgggcgggggggcggggcgggcggcgaggGGCGAGCGCGATTGGCGGAGGGCTCGGGGGGCGGGCGCGATTGGCTGAGGCGGGCCGCGTGCTGACGTCAGAGCGCGGCGCGAGCGGCTGCGTGAGTGAGGGCCGGCGGCGCTGAGGGGACGCCATGAGCAAGGCGCACCCGCCAGAGCTGAAGAAGTGAGAGCGGGGCCGGGACGGGACCGGGCCGGaacggggggcaccgggaggcaccgggaggggctgcggggccggggggggggatggaATAATTGAGGGGGGGCGGGCACGGAGCCGCCCGCTGGGCTCCCGGCATGCCCCGCGGCCCGGTGTCATGgcggccgtgcccccccccacacacacacagaccccttttctcctcagacccccccccacccccaaactTACCCCTTAGACCCCCCCCGTTTCCCCCAGATTCCTCCTCAGACCACCCCCATTTCTCCTCAGACCCAGCCCAGATTCCCCCAGACCCCACCCCCTTAGGCCTCCCCCCTCAGATCCCCCGTCACACTCCCCTTTTTCCTCAGaacccccccctttcccctatACTCCCCCCTCAGACCCCCTCCTTCCCTTGTACCCCCCCCTCAgaccccccccttcccccctaGGCCCCTCCCCATTGCCCCTCAgactccccccttccccccattccctctcccttccccccagTCCTCCCCACACACCTCAGCACCTCTCACCTCCTTTCCGTTTCATTGCAGGTTCATGGACAAGAAGCTCTCATGTGAGTCCTGGCGCCGCgctgtgtccccatgtcaccCCCTTGAGCCCTGTTAATGCCAACCCACATCCCATCTCCTGCTTTAAGGAGTTTTTTTGGCCCCATGGCGATGTGATGCTCTAATTTCCCCTcactaactaaaaaaaaaaaacacatagaaGTTCCCTTgtggggagagctgctgcctgccctttACACCCGACGCGTTTCTTGCAGTGAAGCTGAACGGCGGCCGCCACGTGCAGGGCATTCTGCGGGGCTTCGATCCCTTCATGAACCTGGTCATCGATGAGTGCGTGGAGATGGCgcagggagggcagcagaaCAACATCGGCATGGTGGTGAGTGCTgcgggggtgggcagggggcgaCAAACTCTGCACCGCTGCACAAACCTAAATCAA
This genomic stretch from Anas platyrhynchos isolate ZD024472 breed Pekin duck chromosome 23, IASCAAS_PekinDuck_T2T, whole genome shotgun sequence harbors:
- the FAM136A gene encoding protein FAM136A, which produces MAEEAQSRVQAAVESAVQELERDSIRGMQGAMFRCSARCCENSTASMQQVQQCIERCHAPLAQAQAIVTGELERFQDRLSRCTLHCNDKAKDALEAGGTEARVRAQLDACVAACGDDHLRLIPAMAKKMKDSLAALRQ
- the TGFA gene encoding protransforming growth factor alpha isoform X1; this encodes MPAAALALGVLVAVCHALENTTSALSGPPVAAAVRSHFNECPDSHSQFCFHGTCRFLVQEDKPACVCHSGYVGTRCEHADLLAVVAANQKKQTITALVVVAVVASVVLIAVCVLIHCCRLRKRCGCCREPLCGQEKPAGLLKGGASCCHAETVV
- the SNRPG gene encoding small nuclear ribonucleoprotein G — translated: MSKAHPPELKKFMDKKLSLKLNGGRHVQGILRGFDPFMNLVIDECVEMAQGGQQNNIGMVVIRGNSIIMLEALERV
- the TGFA gene encoding protransforming growth factor alpha isoform X2, which produces MPAAALALGVLVAVCHALENTTSALSGPPVAAAVRSHFNECPDSHSQFCFHGTCRFLVQEDKPACHSGYVGTRCEHADLLAVVAANQKKQTITALVVVAVVASVVLIAVCVLIHCCRLRKRCGCCREPLCGQEKPAGLLKGGASCCHAETVV